TAATCCTCAAGCCTGGCAGCCAATCGAGGAAGATGTCCGCCCCCTGAAAAACACCGCCTAAGACCTCATCCGAAACAAACATTTGCCGCGGAACAGCAAAACTTGTCAGGGGCTCCGGCTTTTTTTTGTTTGCGTGCAACCCCCGGGCCGATATTTGGCGGTTGACGGTTTTGTCAAAAGGATTATAAGCTGATATCCGGAGCCTTGGACATCCGGCTGCAACGCTCTGACTTATGGATAAACCAGTGATGCCCGCTGGTTCATCTGTCCGGAAATCCGGCCGCTTGCGTTCTGGCGGCCCCGGCCGGCGGCCAGGGTCTTGCCGGTGAAAAAAAGAGGATCATTGGAGGCCGGCCGGTCGCGCCGCCGGTCCTGGAGAACCGATGCCGTCCGCACCCGAAGACAGGTATACCAAAAAAGAACTCCTGGCCGAGCTGAAAAAAATCCGCCGGCAACTTGCCGAGTGCCGTCACCAGCCGCGCAACGAGCAGGAGAAATACCAGCGGTTCCTGGAGGCATCGCCCGACCCGGTGATCTTTGTCAACGCCTCCGGCAACATCGCCTTTGCCAATTCCCGGCTGGAGCAACTGTTCGGCTACGGCCCGGAAGAACTGAACGGCCGTGACCTGGATATCCTGATTCCGCCTTCTGATCGCTGGCGCCATCGCCGGCTGCTTGCCGATTACTTTAAAAATTCCCGCCTGCGCTCCATGGGCAGCGGAGTGGAGGCCACGGTCCTGCGCAAGGACGGCACGGTTTTTCCGGCCGACATCAGCCTCAACATCCTTGAGACCGGCAACACCGCCCTGGTAGCCGGCGCGATCCGGGATATTACCCGCCGCAAGCAGAACGAGGCAAAGATCGAGCGCAACTATCATATCCAGCGGGTGATCAGCGCGGTGCTCAAGATTTCCCTGGAGCCGCTTACCCTGCGGGAGAAGCTCGGGAAGATGCTGGAGCAGATCGTTTCGGTGCAGCGTTTTTTCCTGGAAAAAAAGGGGGTCATCTCCCTGCTGGACCCGGATAACCGTGAACCGGACCTGCAGATACGGCACGGTTTTTCCGACCAGGAGGAAATTCCCTGTCACCGGGTCCCACCCGGCAATTGTCATTGCGGCGGAGCGGCGGATGGCGGCCGGATAATTTTCAGTGCCGCCGATGCTAACGGCGATGAAAAGGACCGGTGCTGTCCCGGGTCCGCCGGCCATTACTGCGTGCCGGTGGTGGCCGGCGACCAGCGACCGCTGGGGATGCTTAATGTTTTTGTCAGGGACGGCCACCGCCGCGGCGCGGAAGAGGAACGTTTCCTGGCCGCGGTGGCCGACACCCTGGCCGCGGTG
The genomic region above belongs to Desulfobacterales bacterium and contains:
- a CDS encoding PAS domain S-box protein, whose translation is MPSAPEDRYTKKELLAELKKIRRQLAECRHQPRNEQEKYQRFLEASPDPVIFVNASGNIAFANSRLEQLFGYGPEELNGRDLDILIPPSDRWRHRRLLADYFKNSRLRSMGSGVEATVLRKDGTVFPADISLNILETGNTALVAGAIRDITRRKQNEAKIERNYHIQRVISAVLKISLEPLTLREKLGKMLEQIVSVQRFFLEKKGVISLLDPDNREPDLQIRHGFSDQEEIPCHRVPPGNCHCGGAADGGRIIFSAADANGDEKDRCCPGSAGHYCVPVVAGDQRPLGMLNVFVRDGHRRGAEEERFLAAVADTLAAVIERHRSEREKQLLRQQLVQAEKLAALGRITANMAHEIRNPLTTVGGLARRLDKAIPASGRAREYTEVIINEVERLERILYEVLSFSDTSLPACRELEITALLDEVLAGFISAGRTRGVEIVRAFQVAPRMSVDATRLGEALEHLIANGLEAMPAGGRLEVITGQVLDQKRAWLAIRVRDNGEGIPAASLPLIFEPFYSTRRPGAATGLGLSVARKIAEDHGGRLEVESEPGRGSMFSMLLPLEPLPAAPGDGR